The Methanoculleus marisnigri JR1 genome window below encodes:
- a CDS encoding beta-propeller domain-containing protein, whose amino-acid sequence MWNRNAVLVAVLGCLVIAAIIGTALASEGGGEETQGDLLKFSSKEEIEAFLKEHAQGVRSGNGYPWMTGTGRQETAMDAPAPTSAPPAPSAARDYSTTNVQVEGVDEADFLKNDGRYIYVISGETLAILEAFPAEDARIVSETRIEGFPTALFLAGDRLTIFATGTEEIMTTVKGSVTPVPVQRAVTHAYIYDIGDRSDPELVRTRTFTGSYYDARMIRDNVYVVTREAPVWIRDEIVLPEVRTDSGEPILPDVYRPGTPLQNYVFYTASAFSVKNDRVSPDAETFLLGYDTTLFASQKNLYIGYRHMGTPRTAPDYTGSREETIVHRFAIDDGRIEYEAMGRVPGHLLNQFSLDEYGENLRVATTVEGWTREGSVQYNNVYVLDPAMDVIGTLEHIAPDERIYAARFVGDRLYLVTFKRIDPLFVIDLSDPKHPGILGKLKIPGYSDYLHPYDGDHIVGIGKETSENDWGGVSVEGLKIALFDVSDVNNPILIHDVVIGEPGTDSEALRDHKAFLFVKEKDLLVIPVSEIKRVENSESKYPGSYGTAAWQGAYVYRVNPAEGFVLQGTVAHAEKGSPYTWDSPDAVRRSLFMDDTLYTVSARSIVMTDLADGSRVNEVFLPYRWGASPTPVPVR is encoded by the coding sequence ATGTGGAACCGAAACGCGGTGCTGGTGGCCGTCCTCGGGTGTCTCGTGATCGCCGCGATCATCGGGACCGCCCTCGCGTCGGAGGGCGGCGGGGAGGAGACCCAGGGAGATTTGCTGAAGTTTTCGTCGAAAGAAGAGATCGAAGCGTTCTTGAAGGAACACGCGCAGGGAGTGAGGAGCGGTAACGGCTACCCCTGGATGACGGGGACCGGCAGACAGGAGACCGCCATGGACGCGCCTGCACCGACGAGTGCGCCGCCCGCCCCGTCGGCCGCACGCGACTACTCGACCACGAACGTGCAGGTAGAGGGTGTCGATGAGGCCGACTTCCTGAAGAACGACGGAAGATACATCTACGTCATATCGGGCGAGACACTTGCGATCCTCGAAGCGTTCCCGGCAGAGGATGCCAGAATCGTCTCCGAAACCCGGATCGAAGGATTCCCGACGGCGCTCTTCCTTGCAGGCGACCGCCTGACGATCTTTGCCACCGGAACGGAAGAGATAATGACCACCGTGAAAGGGAGTGTAACACCCGTCCCCGTCCAGCGGGCGGTGACGCACGCCTACATCTACGACATCGGCGATCGGAGCGATCCCGAACTGGTCCGGACCCGGACCTTCACCGGCAGTTACTACGACGCCCGGATGATCAGGGACAACGTCTACGTCGTCACGCGGGAGGCTCCCGTCTGGATACGGGACGAGATCGTCCTCCCCGAGGTGCGGACGGACAGCGGCGAGCCCATCCTGCCTGACGTCTATCGCCCCGGGACTCCGCTGCAGAACTACGTCTTCTACACCGCAAGCGCCTTCTCCGTCAAAAACGACAGGGTCAGTCCCGACGCCGAGACGTTCCTCCTCGGTTACGACACCACCCTCTTTGCGTCGCAGAAGAACCTCTACATCGGCTACCGCCACATGGGAACCCCCCGAACGGCGCCCGACTACACCGGCAGCCGGGAGGAGACGATCGTCCACCGGTTCGCGATCGACGACGGAAGGATCGAGTATGAGGCCATGGGCAGGGTTCCCGGACACCTCTTGAACCAGTTCTCGCTCGACGAGTACGGGGAGAACCTCCGGGTTGCGACGACCGTCGAGGGCTGGACGCGTGAGGGGTCGGTCCAGTACAACAACGTCTACGTTCTCGACCCCGCAATGGATGTCATCGGGACGCTCGAACACATCGCGCCGGACGAGCGGATCTACGCCGCCCGGTTCGTCGGCGACCGGCTGTATCTCGTGACGTTCAAGCGGATCGATCCCCTCTTCGTCATCGATCTCTCGGACCCGAAACACCCCGGCATCCTCGGGAAACTCAAGATCCCCGGCTACTCCGATTACCTCCACCCCTATGACGGCGACCACATCGTCGGCATCGGCAAAGAGACGAGCGAGAACGATTGGGGCGGTGTCTCGGTGGAGGGGCTCAAGATCGCGCTCTTCGACGTCTCGGACGTGAATAACCCGATCCTGATCCACGACGTCGTGATCGGGGAGCCCGGAACCGACTCGGAGGCTCTCCGCGACCACAAGGCCTTCCTCTTTGTGAAAGAGAAGGACCTCCTCGTCATCCCGGTGAGCGAGATAAAACGGGTGGAGAACTCCGAATCGAAGTACCCCGGCTCCTACGGCACCGCGGCCTGGCAGGGGGCTTACGTATACCGGGTGAACCCGGCAGAAGGGTTCGTCCTGCAGGGCACGGTCGCCCACGCGGAGAAAGGTTCCCCATACACCTGGGACTCGCCCGACGCCGTGCGGCGATCGCTCTTCATGGACGACACCCTCTACACCGTCTCGGCAAGAAGCATCGTCATGACCGATCTTGCCGACGGCAGCCGGGTGAACGAGGTCTTCCTCCCCTACCGGTGGGGGGCCTCCCCGACCCCTGTCCCGGTCCGGTGA
- a CDS encoding SagB/ThcOx family dehydrogenase, with amino-acid sequence MQRTELGAQPPSDQMLGRPPPPLEVPYTRAKTVVPLPAPGDIAIPAVDLRDAIEQRESVRNYAPEPLTLEEVAFLLWCTQGVRRVVDGVFTLRTVPSAGARHAFETYLLVNRVEGVPPGLYRYLALEHRLAEESRDPEIKRRVAAGCLDQPHVLESAVTFLWTAVPDRMTWRYGERGYRYLHLDAGHACQNLYLAASGVRCGVCAIAAFDDAAMNLLLGIDGERQFLIYVATVGKKP; translated from the coding sequence ATGCAGAGGACAGAGTTAGGAGCCCAGCCGCCGTCGGATCAGATGCTCGGCCGTCCCCCTCCCCCTCTCGAGGTTCCGTACACGAGAGCGAAGACGGTCGTTCCGCTGCCCGCGCCCGGCGATATCGCCATCCCTGCCGTCGATCTCCGGGACGCGATCGAGCAGCGGGAGAGCGTCAGGAACTACGCACCGGAACCGCTCACGCTTGAGGAAGTTGCCTTTCTCCTCTGGTGCACCCAGGGGGTCAGGCGCGTCGTCGACGGGGTGTTCACCCTCCGTACCGTCCCGTCCGCGGGCGCACGGCACGCGTTCGAGACCTACCTCCTGGTCAACCGGGTCGAGGGTGTCCCGCCGGGGCTCTACCGCTACCTCGCGCTGGAGCACCGCCTTGCCGAAGAGTCGCGCGACCCCGAAATCAAGCGACGAGTGGCGGCGGGATGCCTGGATCAGCCGCACGTCCTCGAGAGCGCCGTCACCTTCCTCTGGACCGCCGTCCCCGACCGGATGACGTGGCGTTACGGCGAGCGCGGCTACCGCTACCTGCATCTCGATGCCGGCCACGCCTGCCAGAACCTCTACCTCGCGGCATCGGGCGTGAGGTGCGGAGTCTGCGCGATCGCCGCCTTCGACGACGCGGCGATGAACCTGCTTCTCGGCATCGACGGCGAACGCCAGTTCCTGATCTACGTTGCGACCGTCGGGAAAAAGCCGTAA
- a CDS encoding cation-translocating P-type ATPase: MDTPLSPEESRTTAWHALPVDDAARRLASAAGGLTDEEVARRKEVFGANALPQKRPPTVLEIFLRQFTSPLIYVLLAAGIISVLFVDLTDAAFIFIVILVNAVVGTFQEVKAERSATALQQMLKIHARVRRDGREATVPAEDLVPGDRVVLESGDRVPADVRVIRARSLTVDESLLTGESHAVGKNTDPVDVSLPLGDRQSMLYAGSTVMTGRSTGIVVATGQNTEIGQIAETVTASEAGKPPLVIRMEDFSKKISIAVLAATGVLAIIVLGQGVPPIEVFFLAVALAVSAIPEGLPIALTVALSIAASRMAGRNVIVRFLAAVESLGSCTLIASDKTGTLTVNQQTARVVALPTGEMFSVTGAGYAGEGEVLDGSGGPVAGSVRDRVESLARAATISNEAALERTDEGEWAYQGDAIDVAFLALTYKLGLDPAGIRESAPAVAEIPFESERRYAAVWYREGGETLVAVKGAVETVLPFCRTMTAAGGGGSVPLDPDRVQEDLETLTSRGYRVLAVARGRAEGEVSAENPKVPPLELLGLVGFIDPIRPDVPDAVRRCRDAGVDVVMVTGDHPATAFAIARELKITDSPDRVVTGAELGDDEVSTFLEFIDRVQGARVFARVTPLQKLRIVEAYRESGAYVAVTGDGVNDAPALRSANIGVAMGSGTDVAKDTASLIVTDDDFASIVAGIEEGRYAYDNVRKVVYLLISTGFAEVLLFMLALLIGLPLPILAVQLLWLNLMTNGIQDVALAFEGGDPRVMNRPPRRPEEGIFNRLMIEETVISGVAIALVALGAWYWLLSNGWDEFAARNLIVLLVVLFENFHVFNCRSEYFSAFRVPISRNYFLIAGVVAAQGIHILALYVPFLQDVLQLQPVSLVEWLSLLALASSVVIVMEVFKAVRRHRPPVHRTGTGVGEAPHR; the protein is encoded by the coding sequence ATGGACACACCCCTCTCCCCCGAAGAGTCCCGGACGACGGCATGGCACGCCCTTCCGGTGGACGACGCAGCCCGGCGGCTCGCATCGGCGGCCGGGGGCCTCACGGACGAAGAGGTCGCTCGCCGGAAGGAGGTCTTCGGGGCGAACGCCCTCCCGCAGAAGCGGCCTCCGACGGTGCTCGAGATCTTCCTCCGCCAGTTCACGAGCCCGCTCATCTACGTGCTCCTTGCTGCGGGGATCATCTCCGTCCTCTTCGTCGACCTCACCGACGCGGCCTTCATCTTCATCGTCATCCTGGTGAACGCCGTCGTTGGGACGTTCCAGGAGGTGAAAGCGGAGCGGAGCGCAACGGCGCTGCAGCAGATGCTCAAGATCCATGCACGGGTGCGGCGGGACGGCCGCGAGGCGACCGTACCGGCAGAAGACCTGGTTCCCGGCGACCGCGTCGTCCTGGAGTCGGGCGACCGCGTCCCCGCCGACGTCCGTGTCATAAGGGCACGGTCTCTCACCGTCGACGAGTCCCTCCTGACCGGCGAGTCCCACGCGGTCGGGAAGAACACCGATCCCGTGGATGTGTCCCTGCCTCTCGGCGACCGCCAGAGTATGCTTTACGCCGGCAGCACCGTCATGACCGGCCGGAGCACGGGAATTGTGGTCGCGACCGGCCAGAACACCGAGATCGGGCAGATTGCCGAGACGGTCACGGCGTCGGAGGCGGGCAAACCTCCGCTCGTCATCCGCATGGAAGACTTCTCCAAAAAGATCAGCATCGCCGTCCTTGCCGCCACCGGGGTGCTTGCGATCATCGTCCTCGGCCAGGGGGTGCCCCCCATTGAGGTTTTCTTCCTCGCCGTCGCCCTCGCGGTCTCGGCGATCCCCGAAGGCCTGCCGATCGCCCTGACCGTCGCGCTCTCGATTGCAGCGTCACGGATGGCCGGGCGAAACGTCATCGTCCGGTTCCTCGCCGCCGTGGAGAGCCTCGGGAGCTGCACGCTGATCGCGAGCGACAAGACCGGCACCCTCACCGTGAACCAGCAGACCGCCCGGGTCGTCGCCCTGCCCACGGGCGAAATGTTCTCGGTCACCGGGGCCGGGTACGCGGGTGAGGGAGAGGTTCTCGACGGGAGCGGCGGTCCGGTCGCCGGCTCCGTCCGTGACCGGGTAGAAAGCCTGGCCCGGGCCGCGACGATCAGCAACGAGGCCGCCCTGGAGCGGACCGACGAAGGGGAGTGGGCGTACCAGGGTGACGCGATCGACGTGGCGTTCCTCGCGCTCACCTACAAGCTGGGGCTCGATCCCGCCGGTATCCGCGAGAGCGCGCCCGCCGTCGCCGAGATCCCTTTCGAGTCCGAGCGCCGGTATGCCGCCGTCTGGTACCGGGAGGGCGGGGAGACCCTGGTGGCGGTCAAGGGGGCCGTCGAGACCGTTCTCCCGTTCTGCCGGACGATGACCGCAGCAGGGGGGGGAGGGAGCGTGCCCCTCGACCCGGACCGCGTGCAGGAGGACCTCGAGACCCTCACCTCCCGCGGCTACCGGGTCCTTGCCGTGGCCCGGGGTCGGGCGGAAGGAGAGGTCTCCGCGGAGAACCCAAAGGTCCCTCCCCTCGAGCTCCTCGGCCTGGTCGGGTTCATCGACCCGATCCGACCCGACGTGCCCGACGCCGTGCGGCGGTGCCGCGACGCCGGGGTCGACGTGGTGATGGTGACGGGGGACCATCCCGCAACGGCTTTCGCCATCGCGCGGGAACTCAAGATCACGGACTCCCCCGACAGGGTCGTCACCGGCGCGGAACTGGGCGATGACGAGGTTTCGACATTCTTGGAGTTCATCGACCGGGTGCAGGGTGCCCGGGTCTTTGCCCGGGTGACGCCGCTGCAGAAACTCCGGATCGTCGAGGCCTACCGGGAGAGCGGGGCATACGTCGCGGTCACCGGGGACGGGGTCAACGATGCGCCGGCGCTCCGGAGCGCGAACATCGGGGTCGCGATGGGTTCCGGGACCGACGTTGCCAAGGATACGGCGTCGCTGATCGTCACCGACGACGACTTCGCCTCGATCGTCGCCGGGATCGAGGAGGGGCGGTATGCCTACGACAACGTCCGCAAAGTCGTCTACCTCCTGATCTCGACCGGATTTGCGGAGGTCCTCCTCTTCATGCTCGCCCTCCTCATAGGCCTGCCGCTGCCTATCCTCGCGGTCCAGCTCCTCTGGCTGAACCTGATGACGAACGGCATCCAGGACGTGGCGCTGGCGTTCGAGGGCGGAGACCCCCGCGTCATGAACCGGCCGCCGCGAAGGCCGGAGGAGGGGATCTTCAACCGGCTGATGATCGAGGAGACAGTCATCTCCGGCGTGGCAATCGCTCTCGTCGCGCTCGGTGCCTGGTACTGGCTCCTTTCAAACGGGTGGGACGAGTTCGCGGCCCGGAACCTCATCGTCCTGCTGGTGGTGCTCTTCGAGAACTTCCATGTCTTCAACTGCCGGTCGGAGTACTTCTCCGCGTTCCGTGTCCCCATCAGCCGCAACTACTTCCTGATTGCCGGCGTCGTTGCCGCGCAGGGCATCCACATCCTCGCGCTCTACGTCCCCTTCCTTCAGGACGTCCTCCAGCTGCAGCCCGTCTCCCTGGTCGAGTGGCTTTCGCTGCTCGCCCTGGCCTCCTCGGTCGTGATCGTGATGGAGGTCTTCAAGGCGGTCCGGAGACACCGCCCTCCTGTTCACCGGACCGGGACAGGGGTCGGGGAGGCCCCCCACCGGTAG
- a CDS encoding YkgJ family cysteine cluster protein, which translates to MPVTFTFDEQITALEAERERLLRFPEDEFIAIIREVGFSCDCCGRCCTREFNGHVFLLEEDTGSVRSFAPDAVVPAPDFDACDQQGRFYVSGYALRTKPDGSCIFLEDGRCSIYDRRFAICRVYPYMLHREADETGVVDWRQIGGLNEHGCYNNPIDDAECARIARETRAYEAAFLDQAIRFRRALRDLFDREGLRYVRRTYDLLMRDFKKGAEVEVRVFHHGRFEPHRVTRDVYGE; encoded by the coding sequence TTGCCGGTTACGTTCACGTTCGACGAACAGATTACTGCCCTTGAAGCAGAACGGGAGAGACTTCTCCGGTTCCCGGAAGACGAGTTCATCGCGATCATCCGGGAGGTGGGATTCTCCTGCGACTGCTGCGGCCGGTGCTGCACCCGGGAGTTCAACGGCCACGTCTTTTTGCTGGAGGAGGATACCGGCAGTGTCCGCTCGTTTGCGCCCGACGCCGTCGTCCCGGCACCCGATTTTGATGCCTGCGACCAGCAGGGGAGGTTCTACGTCTCGGGATACGCCCTCCGGACAAAACCGGACGGCTCCTGCATCTTCCTCGAGGACGGCAGGTGCAGCATCTACGACCGGCGGTTCGCCATCTGCCGGGTCTACCCCTACATGCTCCACCGGGAGGCCGACGAGACGGGCGTTGTCGACTGGCGGCAGATCGGCGGTTTGAACGAACACGGATGCTACAACAACCCGATTGACGATGCCGAGTGCGCCCGGATTGCCCGGGAGACCCGGGCTTACGAGGCGGCGTTTCTCGACCAGGCAATCCGGTTCCGTCGGGCCCTCCGCGACCTCTTCGACCGGGAAGGACTGCGTTACGTCCGGCGGACCTACGACCTTCTGATGCGGGACTTCAAGAAGGGCGCCGAGGTCGAGGTCAGGGTCTTCCACCACGGGCGGTTTGAGCCGCACCGGGTCACCCGCGACGTGTACGGGGAGTGA
- a CDS encoding SLC13 family permease, with protein METEILLTLLVVAGTAVLFISGAVRVDVAAVLVALALAWLGLVTPAQALSGLSSSAVVAMLSVMVLGHGLDRTGVTIRIARAIVGLAGTGERRLIAAVSIVAGSLSAFMQSVGATAVFLPSLLRVSSLSGVPASRLLLPVGYAAILGGTVSMVGAGTLIILNDLLSQQGYAPFGLFAVTPIGVPLLLAGIAFFYFFGDRVLPRREKARLSPQEELIRTWCPPCRIFYLRVPSGSPIVGKTREEVHMISHYNLHLISLAERGEITYTPWRHTRFVAGQELGILGQDEDVRRFVDDFGLEWVRAGESTANVMADPNVGFAEVIVRPYGEFVGKTLRDLEFRVTYGVEVLILLSGTEEQRRNLADRPLQAGDAMVVLGRWERLRALATNRNFVMVTPVEGRAGIRERGAAAAVLCFLAAVALTYTGLSIATSLLSGVLAMILLRVIPIGEVYRAIDWRTLTLIAGILPLGIAMDTSGTARFIAEQTAGLVAGYPTPLILIAVAVLATAFSLVMSNIAATVLLVPLALVMAGSFGLDPRGLALLVGICTSNSFLLPTHPVNALLMGPGNYRTRDYIVPGSIMTVVFILIAVGIVSFLYF; from the coding sequence ATGGAGACCGAGATCCTCCTCACCCTGCTGGTGGTGGCCGGCACCGCCGTCCTCTTTATCTCCGGCGCCGTCAGGGTCGATGTCGCCGCCGTGCTCGTGGCCCTCGCGCTCGCGTGGCTCGGGCTCGTTACTCCGGCGCAGGCTCTCTCGGGGTTATCGAGCAGCGCGGTCGTCGCGATGCTCTCGGTGATGGTGCTCGGCCACGGGCTCGACCGGACCGGGGTGACGATCCGCATCGCCCGCGCGATCGTCGGGCTCGCCGGGACCGGCGAGCGTCGGCTCATCGCCGCCGTCTCCATCGTCGCCGGCTCTCTCTCGGCGTTCATGCAGAGTGTCGGAGCGACCGCTGTCTTCCTCCCATCGCTCCTGCGGGTATCGTCGCTTTCCGGGGTTCCGGCATCGCGACTTCTCCTGCCCGTCGGCTATGCCGCGATCCTCGGGGGCACCGTCAGCATGGTGGGGGCGGGCACCCTCATCATCCTCAACGATCTCCTCTCCCAGCAGGGGTATGCCCCCTTCGGACTCTTTGCCGTCACGCCCATCGGCGTGCCGCTCCTGCTTGCCGGGATTGCCTTTTTCTACTTCTTCGGGGACCGGGTCCTTCCCCGCCGCGAGAAGGCGCGGTTGAGCCCGCAGGAGGAACTGATCCGGACATGGTGTCCGCCATGCCGGATATTCTACCTGCGGGTCCCGTCCGGGAGCCCTATCGTCGGGAAGACACGCGAGGAGGTGCACATGATCTCGCACTACAACCTGCATCTCATCTCTCTTGCCGAGCGGGGCGAGATCACCTACACGCCGTGGCGCCATACCCGGTTCGTCGCCGGGCAGGAACTCGGCATTCTCGGGCAGGATGAAGATGTCAGGCGATTCGTGGACGATTTCGGGCTCGAGTGGGTTCGGGCGGGGGAGAGCACCGCGAACGTCATGGCCGACCCGAACGTGGGGTTTGCGGAGGTGATCGTCCGCCCGTATGGAGAGTTCGTCGGTAAAACGCTTCGCGACCTCGAGTTCCGGGTTACCTACGGCGTCGAGGTGCTGATCCTCCTCTCCGGAACCGAGGAGCAGCGGAGGAACCTTGCCGACCGCCCGCTGCAGGCGGGGGACGCGATGGTCGTTTTAGGGCGCTGGGAACGGCTGCGGGCGCTCGCCACGAACCGGAACTTCGTTATGGTGACTCCCGTCGAGGGACGGGCGGGGATTCGCGAGCGCGGCGCGGCCGCTGCCGTCCTCTGCTTTCTTGCCGCCGTCGCCCTCACCTACACCGGGCTCTCGATCGCGACGAGCCTTCTTTCGGGAGTGCTCGCGATGATCCTCCTCCGGGTCATCCCGATCGGCGAGGTTTACCGGGCGATAGACTGGCGGACGCTCACGCTGATTGCCGGAATTCTTCCCCTCGGCATCGCCATGGATACGAGCGGGACCGCCCGATTCATCGCGGAACAGACGGCCGGCCTGGTCGCCGGATACCCGACGCCCCTCATCCTCATCGCGGTTGCGGTCCTTGCGACCGCCTTCTCGCTTGTCATGTCGAATATCGCCGCCACCGTCCTCCTGGTTCCGCTCGCGCTGGTTATGGCGGGTTCGTTCGGGCTCGATCCCCGCGGCCTCGCGCTCCTCGTCGGGATCTGCACGTCGAACTCCTTCCTCCTCCCGACACACCCGGTGAACGCCCTCCTGATGGGCCCGGGGAACTACCGGACCCGGGACTACATTGTCCCCGGGAGCATCATGACGGTCGTCTTCATCCTCATCGCCGTCGGCATCGTCTCTTTTCTCTACTTCTGA
- a CDS encoding calcium/sodium antiporter, translating to MTFVILAVGIALLVKGADLFVGGGSGLALRYRISPALIGSTIIAFGTSLPELVVSTNAAVTGNSGIALGNVIGSNIANVALVLALCTFIRPGMVAASGASRPALVRHTALMLAATAAFALFALRGTLDIVAGTVFLLLFVAILAVLLREEREGGEVEIRSHGRADALYIGLGLVAVIVGAQLVVDGAVTLAEAFGIPAFVIGVSVVAVGTSLPELATSIVAAARDEGSISIGNILGSNIFNLLLVLGISLLLAPVTVGSLVDIAVVVLFSVAILPLLFARPSVVRGWSALLLLGYAAYIAWSFGAVPIG from the coding sequence GTGACCTTTGTTATACTCGCCGTCGGCATAGCCCTCCTCGTCAAAGGGGCCGACCTTTTTGTAGGCGGGGGAAGCGGCCTGGCACTGCGGTACCGCATCTCCCCGGCCCTGATCGGGTCGACGATCATAGCGTTCGGCACCTCGCTTCCGGAACTCGTCGTCAGCACGAACGCCGCGGTCACGGGAAACTCCGGGATTGCACTTGGCAACGTCATCGGGAGCAACATCGCAAACGTAGCTCTTGTTCTCGCCCTCTGCACCTTCATACGGCCCGGCATGGTCGCCGCATCCGGGGCGTCGCGCCCCGCGCTCGTCCGGCACACCGCACTGATGCTCGCTGCGACGGCAGCCTTCGCTCTCTTTGCCTTAAGAGGCACGCTCGATATCGTCGCCGGAACGGTCTTCCTCCTCCTCTTCGTAGCAATCCTCGCCGTTCTCCTGCGGGAAGAGCGTGAAGGGGGGGAGGTCGAGATCAGGTCCCACGGGCGGGCCGACGCCCTCTACATCGGCCTCGGGCTCGTCGCCGTCATCGTCGGGGCGCAGCTGGTCGTCGACGGGGCTGTCACGCTCGCAGAAGCGTTCGGAATTCCGGCTTTCGTCATAGGCGTCTCGGTCGTCGCCGTCGGCACGTCGCTCCCGGAGCTCGCGACCTCGATCGTGGCCGCCGCAAGAGACGAGGGATCCATCTCCATCGGCAACATCCTCGGGAGCAACATCTTCAACCTCCTCCTGGTCCTCGGGATAAGCCTCCTCCTCGCCCCGGTCACCGTCGGGTCGCTTGTCGACATCGCGGTCGTCGTCCTCTTCTCGGTCGCGATCCTCCCCCTGCTCTTCGCCCGCCCTTCCGTCGTCCGGGGCTGGTCGGCCCTCCTGCTCCTCGGCTACGCCGCCTACATCGCCTGGAGCTTCGGGGCGGTGCCGATCGGGTGA